ATGCAATAATTTTCCAAACAAAAGTGTACTTTCACTACCCCTGTGATCTCTAGACCGAAAGTCACttctactttttatttatttatttatttatcgagagatattttattctttttagtGAAGTGATTTTCGATTTCAACcttactttctttcttttatgcaTAAAAAATAGAACCCACATAACCCAAACGagcctctctttttctttttttctttttttggtggtggttgttttttttaaatgtacaACTTATGTTTCTATTACAATAAAAATGATTTGCCAACcagtttattttaatgtttaattgATTAGATAGAGGGGGAAATTGTAAGTGGCAGGTGCCAACAATGAATGCACATTTGATATATTAAGGGATTAATCAGAATGTTAAAAAAAGTTGAGAAGTCTTTCAAAAGAAGTGCTTCTTAGGAGAAAATTGAGAACCCCACAATTATTTCCCACAAGTTGATGAAGaccttcattcattcattataTGTTGAAAGGAACTTTATCACCAGCGACAGAAAATATCCACAACCTCGATCTGAAAGGAACTTcatatgaatttttggtgCTTCTTTAGAACTTCATCATGATTAAGACTATTTTCAAAGTACTCAGTATTATTAAGGTATATTAGCCTTTGTTCCCTAAAGAAATAAGTTTCATATAATCATGGTTAGCCTTTTGTcaatcaaaattaatatttgACTGGTTTAATTATCCTCTCTTTTTATGTTAATACATGATATATGCATTGCCTGCATTTGAGGTCCCAGTCCCACTCACCTGGAAAAGTAATTTAAACCCATCTAAATCTATATTCTCCAAACCACTTGTTTcatgaaatattattattatttaggtAAAGAAGGATTAAATTATATGTAATTAGTCTatcaaaacaaatttatgtTAAAAACTTTAGATACTTTGTTTACCAGCATGACAAGATCTAATTGATGTCATAATATCGTTCCTAATAAGCAATTTTTTTAGTTACAAACGATTGAGAATGAgagtttacacaaatattcattggaTGTCAGAATTTCAAATAAGGATTTTACTAAGTTGTTCATGACAATATATACCAACCATAAAAGAAGGGCATCAATTCCCTTTCAAGTCACCAGACAGCACCTATTTCCAAATATTCTGCCACAATTTTATCTCCAATTCTGCTAATACAATCCACTCCCCTTTGGTGGTTTGGATATTAAAACTGCTTCATGgcttaataataataatctgcTTTATCACTGAATCAGATTCCAGCATAGAACCATACAATACCATCACATGATTGATAGCCTTTCTGCAGAATTTAAATCATCCCCAAAACTGGTTTACCCTTTTACTCTATAGTTTTTACCTAACCTCTCCAAATCACAGACCAATAATTAATGCGAAAAGCTATAGCTAGACACATGATATATTATGCCATATGTGAACCATCAAACCATCACAGGTTTctattgacccaaaaaaagaaaaaaaccatcACAGATTCACAGAATCACAGATCATCATCTTCCGGTGGAAAGCTTGGAGATGTGTCTCTGCATCAAACACACTGCATTTCCCAATGCAACTCCTGTGATGAGTTGACAAGATGTCAATCAAAACatagatttttaaaaaaaaaaaaacgaggaAAGAGTTGGTGTCATTTGTCCAATGCATACGTGTCTAACAGAGATTATGAGCTCAAAATAACCCAAGAGAGGGGTCCCCGGagacaagaaaagaaatggtGACTAgagattgaaaaaataaagtgaGTTTAGATTGCATGGGGCAgactaaaattataattagccTGACCTGAAATGGGGCATTTTTATTATTCGAAGATAGCTCATGAGAAGTGGAAATTCAGTTAGGTGGTtcattcatcatcatctcttgATTGGAGTAATCAAATCATATTATTCATTTGTATTTTAACATGCGAATTAGTAACATTACGTGAAGAAACtgtcttttattatttttgtgaagAAGCGTTTGCTTGAAAAGGAAATTAGGATTTGGGAATATTTGAGGGAATGCAATATGATGGGCAATcatatcatatcacatatAGGTAGGTGGTATAGGGAAACTTTTGGTAAAGAGAAGTTAGCTTGGTTGGGTTCTGAAATTGACAACCTTGTCTCATGTATGGTTTAGCTACGTGCTATTAGCAGGGGACCCTATCGCTCTCTTTGCCttctcttttaaaataattgcATGTCATCATCTCTTGCAAAGCCtgattttcttgtttgtgAAGAACCCTTTTTGTCAATTCTTAcacttttgctttttaaatttaagaaGATGAGAACAAAGTACATAAATCAACATTGCTTTGTACGTGTTATATGTCATCACAGTTCAGAAGTAGCGACTAGCCTTGACACTGCTGATCTGATCGGATCCCTTCATAGCTTTCAGAAGAAAAATGTTTTGGGTTTATGAGAGAGAAGGATGAAAGAGATTACGAGAAAAAAATGGCTACAAAGTGAAGGTACACACATATGTGAGAGGTCGATCAActgataattaaaaaaaatctttattttgaagttttaCACATGTTCAATTTCTCCGTTTTCCAATATTTcttgtaaattaaaaaaaaagctcGGTTGTCAATGTCATTTTTAACTTTTAGGTCAATTTTGACAAATAGAAAAACAGAGCCtaaaatgaagaagaataaaagaaagagaaaaacctTTAATTGGCCCAATTACAAGAGCCCACTTGACTACTCGAGCCCAAAATGACTATTGGAGCTCAAAAggctttgttttcttcttcttcttttcttgggCCAATAGCTGAAGCGTAATATCATTAttacgttaaaaaaaaaatgtaaatttgaaaaaacacggtggttaatttggataaatttttttctcaatcaaaTTGTATTTTCATGTAAAACTCAGTTactgaaaaaatatttaacccaaacatgaaaaaaattgtatgcAAAGCAATATCACTacctttttcaaataaaagcTATATCACTAATGCACACTCCTCTCCTTCATGCTCTCAGTTGATGGATAATAATACTTCacatattatttctttttcctttttatttttggggtgATTTCTGACTATTAacacttaaatttttttttccttttttttaaaaaaataaaaaaataactttaaattaatctaatctacgGAAGGGGGGATTCAAAGTTGAGTGCAGAGCGGGCTCATTGTCTTGGCCAACTGGTGTAACCAACGTTTgctggaaattttttttccattgatCTCATTAAATCTAACACTAGACCAGCATGAGTTTCTTTGTAAACTAGACTTAGAATTAAAAATCACAATCACAATATATAAGATCAGAGTAGTTGTTGCAACAACATCCCTATGGCTTACATTCATAATTTTCTAAGTACAATCCCAAAACTGATGGGGTTAATGTCTCCTTTGGCAGATTCCTCATCAATCAATCTTCCATAAGTCTCAAACAAACTGTCCAAGAGTTTTTCTCCAAAATGCTTGGCAATCATTGATTCTTGAATAGCCCTCACAGTCCTTGCACAACTTGTTCCATAGCTCTCATTATCCTTGTCGCCTCTCTGATCCAGCTCTAGCACCTCCAACCTGTCCAATTCAAAAGAACCCTCTTTCCTCACTTCATCTTCTATTTCATCTCTGGATGGAGCATAGAAATGCACATCATATGAATCAAGCTTTTCCTCCTCCACTTCTCCctaaaaaccaaaacagaaaaaaataaataaattaaaagctCCATGAGTGTTTAAGTCATCTCTGGATGGTGTGCATATATTATTAGTACCTTGGAAACCAAAATGGCAACGGACTGAGAGAGAAGCTCCCAGAAGAAAGAGTTGCCTCTGTCAACATGATCAGGGCCTTTCCTTCCCAGCAAGATCAACACCATTCTTCCTCCTAAAGTCAACTCCTCAGACCTTGACTTAAGGAACAAAGTGAAGTCTTCTTGAAATTGCTTCAGGTAAGCTTGAGACACTCCAGGAGGGCTTGATTCAGAAATGTGAACACTTCCTTTGTTTATTGACTTCCCCTGCTCATAGATGGCTGGAGGAACCTGCATGGCATTTTGGTCATTACATAAACAGTAAAAAagcaaattaataaatatgaaattaagGAATCTGAATATCGCACTCTAGACAGCCAGTGTAAACTGCAGGATGAGTAGACAAAGTGCAAGGAATTGTTGGGAAAAAGTCTTCCATAAAATGAGCCTGGATAGCCTCCTATATAAATGGGGGCAGACccatcatttctttctttgctgAGGCCTTTAGAGAAGTCTGGCAAGGCCTTGAAGATGGAGTTGAAGTCATTGGATGGAAGATCATTAAGGTACACTCTGAACTCTGGTGTTGGGTGAAAGATTTTTCTACTTGTCCTTTGGACTGCTTCAATGATGTCTTTGATAATTGATAGGGTGTTGGGGCCAGATGAACAACCCAAGTCAGCTATGCCTAAGCTCTTTGGAGTTGTAGTGAGGTAAAGTTCTTGTATTGCCTCTAATGTTATGTCCTTCACCATATCAGAAACCTCCTTCTGTCACAACAGAaaatcaaaaacacaaaaaaaatgaacatgTAAGGAAATAAACATTGTGAAATCAAATTACtaagtgagagtgagagagagagagagacctgaaGTGAAGAATTTCTTGCATAGCTAGTATGGCCAACCCCTCCCTTCATGTGGAAGACTTTCTCTACATCCATGCTTGTTGAAGCTGCCTTGAACTTGGTGGTGCCTTGTTTTCTTTACTGTTATTATAAAGGCAAGTTCAAATGATGCATCTCTTTACCCTTTTGGGGCACCTatcctttttaaaatatatatattcttcatCATGGTAATTCATATTGCCTTTTCATAATCCAACTGTCATGATTATGGGTACAGTTTGTGGCTTGGCAACCTATCTCCAAAATGGCCCATCATTGCTTTGCTTAATCCGAACAGTAGAGAATATCTCGTATCCTACTGGACATTGCCTAAGCTTAATCTCTTGGTAAACAAGCACTAAAAATCTTTAACATAGCATAAAATACGGCAATTTTTTACTGCAGAAAGTATGACATTTCTTACTTTTGACTTGGAATTGTCTTTCAAAAACTTCTGGCTTTGGTCATTATCTGCTTCTCAATTTGAAAAGTCTGTTTGTTGGCCAATGACCAACTTTCGTGCCTGAAATGAAGTCATATTGATGGAGATGGTTCAAGCTTTTAGTGCATGATGATAAGGCTTATAAGCTGGCTTTGGTCCCAAACTTTTCCCCAAGTTGTCTGGGGAAGCAGTATTTCGCGAATCACTGAGACACACTGTTTACCctggttgaaattttttgacatACTTTACCTGGTTGTCTATGTCCTGTCACAAAGAGCACGCCTGGTGGACACATGTCGGCTGAGGGGGCAGTAACTGGTGCCCATGAGGCTGTGTTATCAAACGCATACATGAACTCCAAAGATGAGTCCCAGGATTGGTCCTTGCTACAATTACAGAACCAATAAACAGATTGTGAATCACCATGTATGATTGCTATTTGGAATAGCATGGAACAAGTGGAAGTTGGGTTTGTTGTGCTTAGAGCACCAAATGGaaacaaataattttctaataaaaaacagaaaatgctTCTTATTAGTGAGGTTACcaattacaaaaagaaaataagatttCTCACAAAATGACTCTTCTAACAGTTCCTACATGAGCCTGTTTTATAACCATAAGTCATAATTGAGACACGTGTACTGTAATTCTTCTCcatccaaaaaacaaaaagaactaTAATTATTCACATTTGTCATAATTGAGCCACGCGTCAACATGATTGTGgtcaatttcaaaaaattagtAGTACTAAAATACTGTCACGTGATATAATCATTTTAGGTGTTATAATATAGGCGGACATACTTTAATGTCTAGTGTTAATCAACAAAACACACGTTACAATATATGTGATAGGTTTTAATATGTGGTAGTGTTTTAGTACCATCCAATAATTTCTCGTTAAGTTAGTATaccttattatttttcaaataatttaaataaaagaataactAGAACTTTTAAATATATAGTTTGATCTATTGAATTAAATAGCAAATGATTACACTGAAAAGATGATTTGattgtctttaaaaaaaaaaaaaaagatgatttGATCGAGAAATTTTGTGTCACTAGTACAATATGAGTACATCCCTCttcttgctttattttttgtgtggctATTTTAAGGAAAAACATCTCTTAGGCATGGGCTAATTACATTTTGGGCCTCAAAGCTTTGTTCAAAATCTGTCAAACCCAAATGGAAAATAATGTCTTCCCAGAAAGTTTCCAggttcataaataaatttgaccTTTGTTTCAACTGTGAACTCCATAATAACATGTAAGTTATTAAAATCAACCACGTTTTCTTCCCACTTATCATGcactataaaaaataaaaataaaaataaaaaacagatgCGTTTGTCGTGGAGTTTGTGTCCGTTTACAAGAACTACAAGCATGACGGGGTTGTGGTGGACCGCTGAAAGAGGAGCAAAGCAGacgaaggagaaaaaaagCAGAGACACATATATGAGGCCAATAATTCTCCTTTTTGTATCGCTTTTTAGCTTTTGCTTCTTCAACATAATGCGTTTGGCAATCAATGCTTTTCTTGTCTTCTTGGTCTCAGCTCATTGTAACCTAACTTCAAAGAGAATCGATTTTAAAGCCATAGAGGttatttcatttacttttcagAGGATAGAGTGTCTGTCCTCCTGCACATAGTCCATTGGTGATTGGCCCTCTTTGCTTATGAGGAGGAACtcttttttgaatttgcacTTTTGGTTTGAGGAATCAATGCAATGGAGTAGCAGCAAAGTCAACTTTATCCACCCCTCATGGTTTGTAGACTCTactctttgattttcagaccCGAGTAGTTTTTGCGTGAGATTGTCGTATACTTCAAGTCCACTCGTTCAAAGATCTATAACGAGGAAGCTACACACTGTATTGCCATTGCAACTTAGTTATCTTGTATcctaaagaaacaaaaaaaagaaactatgggaattcataaataatttaCATAAACAGTTGAAGAGACAAACATGCACCTTTCTTTGTTCACAACGACAATTAGGTGGGCTATCTCCACCTGCTTATTTAGATTTGTTATTGTTGGTTTGTGTTTAGCCGATTGTACATGTTGATGGAAGACATTATTCTACGACTCCTAGAACCACTGTCAGGGATTTTCTTAATCAGTTGGTAGATGCTTCTGCTTGCTTGATACATTTCagacctttttctttttttcttttttttcttttttttcctaaattcTATCCATCACTCTATGTGCAgacaaaaaaatgaagtagaaaaaaaaaaaaaaaaattgtcaaaacGCTTTCATACAGCCAGTTATATacaagaggaagaaaatttCCTTCGATAGAGAGACATAAACTTGATTTCCTTTGTTATAAAATGTGTTGTTTTTagtaattaaagtaaaatCAATTGTATTGTAAAGGTTAAAAtggcaaaaataatatatattttgtaattttatttggttttgtgACAAAGTCAAACAGCAGACATAGCATGCATGCATCTTAATGATCTCTCCACtttgttaattaaaaaaacctgCCATGCTTCTTAATGATTGCAGATTAGATGTCTTAAATTCGAATTTTCACGTGTGGTATCATAATTGTGTGTAAGAGAAATTTCACTTTatgtaatttagattattgCTCGTACTTAAAAAAAGGATTATAAACTTATAATAGTCAAATTTGTCCCTATCCTTTGATTGATTGGATCACATATTTGTCAACATATAACTCCTGTTCTCTagtcttatatatatataaataatattttttaagttgGCTTGTGTCTTGAATTTCCTCATATTGGTGTAACTTCTACTCCTTTTAGGTTAGGTTATTGGGTTATTGGGTTATTGGGTTATTTAATAAGAGTGCCATATGGTGGACGGTGGTTGATGGCATGGGGAATCAAAGTGTtgtcaaataaaaacaagtcAATGAAACTTATAGGTTTCATCTCCTACACTTTGTTAGCCTTAATTTTCATCAAGTTGATATAATATATGTTAGGttaggatatatatatatatataaaggacATGTTGGACAAGGGACAGCTTAAGAGATGAGCCTAGCTAGAAAAAGGTGAGCAACCCAAAGCTCCATATTTCACATTTAGTTCTCTTCCTAGCTGAGATGATCTTCTTTAAATAACACTATATATGCCAAGAATCCACCCATCTAGCTAGTTTAGAAGATAttgaaaaacagagagagtacATATTTGTAGCTCTTCAATGGTACAAAGGACTGTCCTGAAGGTTGACATATCATGCCTAAAATGCAAGAAGAAGCTGATCAAGGCAGTGAGTGGCCTGGAAGGTAACATGATCATGTCCCTTTTGAATCTTGTTTTCCCATAGGTATATAGATTTCTTTTACCATCACTTTCTCTACCTATGGAACAAGAATCCGTAGCCATGATGTAGGGAATATATGATATGTGTTAACGTTAGTCGTTTATGTATACGATAAATGATAGCGTCAGTTGTTTACGTCTGCATAGATGAAATATTAATTGTTGATTGATATAGACCTCATGAACTACATATAAATTAATGCTCGAAAACCTCCCACGCCTGCGCACGTGTGAACTATTTACAACAGAAAAACTTGAGCGAAGATTAAACCTCGTGTGAGCTATTAATTAGGATCATATATCTAGCTAATTTggtcttcttgttgttgtttatAAGTGGTTTTATTGTTGGTATTTCTAAGTTATTTCTTGTCAATGAATTGCAGGTGTGGATAAAGTTGAAGCTGATGCAGCCAAGGGAACTTTGACTGTAACAGGCGAATGTGATCCATATGAAATAATAGTTCGCACTAGAAAAGTTGGCAAATTTGTTGAAGTAGTGAGTATTGGGCCTCCTCCTGCTCCACCCAAACCTCCAGAGAAAAAGCCTGAACAGAAGAAGGAGAAACCAGACCCGAGGCCCCAACATATTTGCATGCCCTGTGACTATGCTATTGTAACGGCATGTGATGAGCCCAACCCCTCTTGCTCTATCTTGTGATAAAGTCAAACAGTCAAACAGTCAATCCATAATTATTCTGTTTAGGTCAATGATTTTTGTATGATGGTGGTCGTCCGATCTGGTTAATGCATATTTGGCTTTGTAATTATTACATAGTACTGGAATATAATTAGTTTACGTGTGTTATAATATGAtcatgaatgtttattgatattattatttactttatattataacacgacTGATTATACCATTTGATAATATTTTAGTTATATACAATAATTTTTCGGattttaaaacacaaactaGAATGTTTCTATAGTCAAATCATATTTGAGaacatgaaaattttcaaatcatTGATGCATATGCGTCATACAATCGGAAATCTTGATGTAAGCATTCCTCCACAAATTATACCATACATTACATCTTCAATAAACAAATCTTGTATTATTTTGAATGTATAAGTAGCACCTATCTTTTTACCATCcagcaaaaaattaaaaaactcatcaaaAGGTGACCAAATCAACAAGTCGCCACGAAGGAGTATGTGATGCCCACGGGGACGGGGGGAAAGATAATACATATCAATCATCTTATTTTTGGGTGATACCATTTTTGTTCTCAACATTTTCAAACGATTTTTGTTCTCTTCCCCCTTCAGTTCAGTCAACCAATGCCACCCATAACACTCTATTTTCAATGTTATTACCGCCCAAGGATAAATGAAAGATATGTTATTTTGATTCgagttagttttttttttttaacaaataaaattaacgGTAGGAAGATTTGAATTCAGAACTTCGATTCACGAATATTACTTGGTTACAAACTCCTTCAAATGCGAGATGATAAGTACTATTTctgtaaatttattattattttcttaatgaaGGATGATATTCTGCAATTTGATTATCAATTTTTGTGTacttaaaagtaaaaaaaattgtggttaTGGGttttaagaaaagaagataaaaaaaggTCGGTGACGCGGCTCCAAATCCAGACTTTGCTTGAAATTACAGATTTCACCACCCGACCACCCGGAAATGGAATGCACGACGTTTTGCCTCACTCTTTACTTCCAGAAGCCGTCACCGAGCTCTCatctcactctctcactctcacctcctcaatttcttctccacAGTCCACGTCACACTTCTCAGCACTCGCTCGTCCTTGACTCAATTCCTTAACTCGGAGAAACTCAGTATGGCGTCCGATCATAAACCTCTCCGAGTCTTCTGTATCGGAACCGCCGATACAAAGCTCGATGAGCTCCGATTCCTCGCCGACTCAGTCCGATCCCATCTCAACGCGTTCTCCAATACTTCCTCGCTCAAGGTAaatccatctctctctctctctctctctctctctctctctctctctctctctctccaatacTATCTTGCTCACATAGTTTTGAATAACTCCGATACGGAAATTCAATGTCCGATACAGGTCCAAGTCTCGGTGGTCGACGTTTCGGCCAGTCAGATCGAGACCGATAACAAAACAACCGATTTCGCTTTCGTTTCGAGAAAGGAGGTTTTGTTTCACTATTCTGAAGCATCGGGCCAGCTTCGTGAACTTCCGGAGGACAGAGGCGAAGCTGTTGCTGTAATGAGCAAAGCGCTCGAGAAATTTTTAGCGAAATCTCAAAACGACGGCGTTTTGGCCGGTGCAATAGGGCTCGGAGGCAGTGGAGGCACGGCTCTCATATCTCCTGCCCTAAGATCTCTCCCAATCGGAATGCCTAAGCTCATCGTATCGACCGTAGCGAGCGGTCGAACCGATCACTATGTGGGAGAATCCGACCTGGTGCTGTACCCGTCGATAGTCGATGTATGTGGGATTAATAGCGTGAGCCGGGTTGTGTTGAACAATGCTGCTGCTGCGTTTTGTGGGATGGTGATTGGGAGAGCTGAGAGAGGTGGAGATTCGTGCGGTGGGCCAGAGAAATCGACGGTGGGGCTTACCATGTTTGGGGTTACGACTCAGTGCGTGAATGCTGTTAAAGAGAGATTGGTTAAGGAGGGGTATGAGACACTGGTTTTTCATGCCACTGGGGTTGGAGGCAGGGCCATGGAGTCTCTGGTTAGTGATGGGTTTATAAAGGTAATGTCTTTTTTATCGGAAATTTATTCATTTGTGTTTATTGAAATGTACAAGTTCAGTGTTAGAAGTTGTTTGAGTAGAACTTTAGGGATGAACATATAAAAATGTGAACTTGGTCAAGTTTGTATTTTTGAGAACCGTTTGCAGAGTAGGGGAACAGGGCACTGGTTGATAGTTTGATTGTTGAAGCTTGAGATATGACCTATTTCTCATTTTTATATGTAAATTCTTGAATAGATGTGCTCATTGCCAAGCTTAGGCTAAGGATGGATATCAGTTTAAGTGCAGAGTTTATATTCTTTCTTGATAAAGTTTACGTATTAGAGCCCTTTACATTACATGCATTGCTCTGTCTCTCACTGTTTGTTAGACCTTTAGTATTGTGTTAATCTTACTGTGGGgctttcatttgttttcttttgtttctttctattCTTCATGTTCACTCCTTTCCTTATGGTTTTACATAGGGTGTTTTGGATATCACAACAACAGAGGTTGCAGATTATGTGGTCGGAGGGGTGATGGCTTGCGATACTTCCCGCTTTGATGCCATCATAGAGAAAAGGATTCCTTTAGTTCTAAGTGTCGGAGCTTTGGATATGGTGAACTTTGGAGCTAAGGACACCATACCATCCAATTTTCAACACAGAAAGATTCATGAACATAATAAGCAGGTGATCACTGATAAGTCTCTTAACACGATATAACCCTAGAAGATTAAGGACCTGTCTGGAAGTGTTCAGATCATATATAGACATCTTAAAAGCACAATGGGTgtgaaacatataaatttcatatatgatttgTTGACAAACAAGTTAGCATAAGGGTGTTTTGTGTGTATGACATGGAAACAATACTTGTCATTTTTCAGGTTTCAGTCATGAGAACCACAGTAGATGAGAACAAGAAATTTGCTAGCTTTATAGCAGATAAATTGAACAAATCATCATCAAAAGTTGTTGTTTGCCTGCCACAAAAGGGTATCTCTGCTTTGGATGCACCAGGGCAGCCTTTCTATGATCCGGAGGCCGCTGCTTCTCTGATTAATGAAATGCAGAGGCTGATCCAGACAAATGAAGATCGGCAGGTACTATTGTTGTCCATCAAGTGGTTTGTTTCAATGCTTAAACCTTCTCTAGTTGCTTGGGTTTCATGTGCAGGACCAACTTTACTATTGAAATGGTGCATTTTTAATAGGTAAAGGTGTACCCTCATCATATAAATGACCATGAGTTTGCAAATGCATTGGTTGACTCATTTTTAGAGATTAGTACGAAGAGCTCTATCCGGTCTCCTCCTTCCCAAGTTTCTATTCCTGAATCTAATCAACAAACTTATGAAAGTTCTGTTTCAAAGATGAATTTATCAAGCTCTGGGGCCATTCTGCGGAACCTTATTGACTTCC
Above is a genomic segment from Prunus dulcis chromosome 7, ALMONDv2, whole genome shotgun sequence containing:
- the LOC117634417 gene encoding jasmonate O-methyltransferase, with product MDVEKVFHMKGGVGHTSYARNSSLQKEVSDMVKDITLEAIQELYLTTTPKSLGIADLGCSSGPNTLSIIKDIIEAVQRTSRKIFHPTPEFRVYLNDLPSNDFNSIFKALPDFSKGLSKERNDGSAPIYIGGYPGSFYGRLFPNNSLHFVYSSCSLHWLSRVPPAIYEQGKSINKGSVHISESSPPGVSQAYLKQFQEDFTLFLKSRSEELTLGGRMVLILLGRKGPDHVDRGNSFFWELLSQSVAILVSKGEVEEEKLDSYDVHFYAPSRDEIEDEVRKEGSFELDRLEVLELDQRGDKDNESYGTSCARTVRAIQESMIAKHFGEKLLDSLFETYGRLIDEESAKGDINPISFGIVLRKL
- the LOC117635835 gene encoding heavy metal-associated isoprenylated plant protein 43-like, whose product is MVQRTVLKVDISCLKCKKKLIKAVSGLEGVDKVEADAAKGTLTVTGECDPYEIIVRTRKVGKFVEVVSIGPPPAPPKPPEKKPEQKKEKPDPRPQHICMPCDYAIVTACDEPNPSCSIL
- the LOC117634867 gene encoding toMV susceptible protein tm-1(GCR26), whose protein sequence is MASDHKPLRVFCIGTADTKLDELRFLADSVRSHLNAFSNTSSLKVQVSVVDVSASQIETDNKTTDFAFVSRKEVLFHYSEASGQLRELPEDRGEAVAVMSKALEKFLAKSQNDGVLAGAIGLGGSGGTALISPALRSLPIGMPKLIVSTVASGRTDHYVGESDLVLYPSIVDVCGINSVSRVVLNNAAAAFCGMVIGRAERGGDSCGGPEKSTVGLTMFGVTTQCVNAVKERLVKEGYETLVFHATGVGGRAMESLVSDGFIKGVLDITTTEVADYVVGGVMACDTSRFDAIIEKRIPLVLSVGALDMVNFGAKDTIPSNFQHRKIHEHNKQVSVMRTTVDENKKFASFIADKLNKSSSKVVVCLPQKGISALDAPGQPFYDPEAAASLINEMQRLIQTNEDRQVKVYPHHINDHEFANALVDSFLEISTKSSIRSPPSQVSIPESNQQTYESSVSKMNLSSSGAILRNLIDFPDARPETLQRTWAVLQQLKDQINRGIPIIGAGAGTGISAKFEEAGGVDLIVVYNSGRFRMAGRGSLAGLLPFADANAVVLDMANEVLPVVMKVPVLAGVCGTDPFRRMDFFLRQLESIGFCGVQNFPTVGLFDGNFRQNLEETGMGYRLEVEMIEKAHKMGLLTTPYAFNQDEAVQMASGGADIIVAHMGLTTSGSIGAKTAVSIEESVVRVQNIADAAHRINPNVIVLCHGGPISGPREAEFILKNTKGVHGFYGASSVERLPVEQAITSTVQQYKSISID